A single region of the Branchiostoma lanceolatum isolate klBraLanc5 chromosome 1, klBraLanc5.hap2, whole genome shotgun sequence genome encodes:
- the LOC136447790 gene encoding peroxiredoxin-like 2A: MLETMGWIVNAVGVAVVGMVAVNLNFWLPKHIPAQLVHIADAALEELDSNKRKLQAKELWKNHGAVIMAVRRPGUQLCREEALGLSSLKPQLDQAGVPLYAVVHESRGVPEFQPYFQGKVFLDLERRFYGPHERWMSLAGLLRVNFWLNIRRVMEKKVEGNYEGEGRLLGGVFVVGSGNQGILLQHAEEEFGHHANLTDVMNAVEKIQHIRAQKSKI, encoded by the exons ATGCTGGAGACAATGGGGTGGATCGTGAATGCAGTAGGTGTGGCCGTGGTGGGAATGGTGGCAGTCAACCTGAACTTCTGGCTACCTAAACATATCCCTGCACAGCTGGTACACATAGCAG ATGCTGCTTTAGAAGAGCTGGACAGTAACAAGAGAAAATTGCAGGCAAAGGAACTGTGGAAAAACCATGGTGCCGTCATCATGGCTGTGCGCAGACCCGGATGACAGCTGTGCAGAGAG GAGGCCCTCGGGCTGTCCTCTCTGAAACCCCAGCTGGACCAGGCTGGCGTCCCTCTCTATGCTGTTGTCCATGAGAGTAGGGGAGTGCCAGAGTTCCAGCCATACTTCCAGGGGAAGGTCTTCCTGGACCTTGAG AGAAGATTCTACGGTCCCCACGAACGGTGGATGTCTCTCGCTGGTCTCCTGAGGGTCAATTTCTGGCTCAACATCCGCCGAGTCATGGAGAAGAAGGTTGAGGGGAACTACGAAGGGGAGGGGCGGTTGCTAGGCGGAGTCTTTGTCGTCGGGAGCGGTAACCAGGGCATCTTACTGCAGCACGCAGAGGAAGAGTTTGGTCACCATGCCAACCTTACTGACGTCATGAACGCTGTGGAGAAAATCCAGCACATCAGAGCCCAGAAAAGCAAAATTTAG